From one Parambassis ranga chromosome 5, fParRan2.1, whole genome shotgun sequence genomic stretch:
- the znf740a gene encoding gastrula zinc finger protein XlCGF57.1 isoform X10 produces the protein MSHLPSSSVRDHMKWAGLLGCEAVLSSMALMQASSMAAPPKKMMAPLGHGPPQREGPDRAPQSHMILPSGMSCPPLLIRKEGEFQAPRLLDEKEMRANEDMQQKKKNRKSVTPCKVREQEGRGGKGAGDENGPSSKVQKNFICDHCYGAFRSGYHLKRHILIHTGEKPYACAVCDMRFIQRYHLERHSLIHTGVKPYACSMCDMRFFQRYHLERHKLTHTGVKPYACSMCDMRFFQRYHLARHSLTHTGVKPYACSMCDMRFFQRYHLARHSLTHTGVKPYACSMCDMRFFQRYHLARHTLTHTGVKPYACSMCDMRFFQRYHLARHSLTHTGVKPYACTMCDMRFIQRYQLERHSLTHTGVKPYACTMCDKRFFQRYHLARHSLTHMGVKPYACTMCDMKFFQRYHLARHSLTHTGVKPYACTMCDKRFFQRYHLARHSLTHMGVKPFACTVCDMRFVQRYHLARHSLTHTGVKPYACTMCDKRFFQRYHLARHSLTHMGVKPFACTMCDMRFVQRYHLARHSLTHTGVKPYACSMCDMRFIQRNHLERHSLTHTGEKPFACDMCDMRFIQRYHLERHKRVHSGEKPYQCERCQQNFSRTDRLLRHRRLCQGRGVAKVENQPCCEPRPYPQEPPPAPPTWSPLHPPPGRLAV, from the exons ATGTCACATCTGCCCAGCAGCTCAGTCCGCGACCATATGAAATGg GCAGGGCTGCTTGGCTGCGAAGCTGTCCTCTCCAGTATGGCCCTGATGCAGGCCAGCTCCATGGCAGCTCCACCCAAGAAAATGATGGCTCCGCTTGGCCATGGACcaccacagagagagggacCTGATCGTGCTCCCCAGAGCCATATGATCCTTCCATCTGGAATGAGCTGTCCACCCCTG cTCATCCGGAAGGAAGGTGAATTCCAAGCTCCCCGCCTGCTGGATGAAAAGGAGATGAGGGCCAACGAGGacatgcagcagaaaaaaaagaacaggaaaTCAGTAACGCCCTGTAAAGTGAGAGAACAAGAAGGAAGGGGAGGGAAG GGCGCAGGGGATGAGAATGGCCCATCATCCAAAGTGcagaaaaactttatttgtgATCACTGTTACGGAGCGTTTAGAAGTGGATACCACCTGAAGAGACACATCCTCATTCATACAG GGGAGAAGCCATATGCTTGTGCCGTATGTGACATGAGGTTTATTCAGCGTTACCACCTGGAGAGACACAGCCTCATTCACACGG gggtgAAGCCGTACGCTTGTTCCATGTGTGACATGAGGTTTTTCCAGCGTTACCACCTGGAGAGACACAAACTCACTCATACGG GGGTGAAGCCGTACGCTTGCTCCATGTGTGACATGAGGTTCTTCCAACGTTACCATCTGGCAAGACACAGCCTCACTCATACTG GGGTGAAGCCGTACGCTTGCTCCATGTGTGACATGAGGTTCTTCCAACGTTACCATCTGGCAAGACACAGCCTCACTCATACTG GGGTGAAGCCATACGCTTGCTCCATGTGTGATATGAGATTTTTCCAACGCTACCACTTGGCAAGACACACTCTCACCCACACGG GGGTGAAGCCATACGCTTGCTCCATGTGTGACATGAGGTTCTTCCAGCGTTACCATTTGGCAAGACACAGCCTCACTCATACTG GGGTGAAGCCCTATGCTTGTACTATGTGTGACATGAGGTTTATACAACGTTACCAACTGGAGAGACACAGTCTTACTCATACAG GGGTGAAGCCGTACGCTTGCACCATGTGTGACAAGAGGTTTTTTCAGCGCTACCATCTGGCGAGACACAGCCTCACTCATATGG GTGTGAAACCTTATGCTTGCACCATGTGTGACATGAAGTTTTTTCAACGTTACCACCTGGCAAGACACAGCCTCACTCATACGG GTGTGAAACCTTATGCTTGCACCATGTGTGACAAGAGGTTTTTTCAGCGCTACCACCTGGCGAGACACAGCCTCACTCATATGG GTGTGAAACCTTTTGCTTGTACCGTGTGTGACATGAGGTTTGTTCAGCGTTACCACCTGGCGAGACACAGCCTCACTCATACGG GTGTGAAACCTTATGCTTGCACCATGTGTGACAAGAGGTTTTTTCAGCGCTACCACCTGGCGAGACACAGCCTCACTCATATGG GTGTGAAACCATTTGCTTGTACCATGTGTGACATGAGGTTTGTCCAGCGTTACCACCTGGCGAGACACAGCCTCACTCATACGG gggtgAAGCCGTATGCTTGTTCCATGTGTGACATGAGGTTTATTCAGCGTAACCACCTGGAGAGACACAGCCTCACTCATACGG GAGAGAAGCCATTTGCTTGTGACATGTGTGATATGAGGTTTATTCAGCGCTACCACCTTGAGAGACACAAACGTGTCCATAGTGGGGAGAAGCCTTACCAGTGCGAACGATGCCAGCAG AACTTTTCACGCACAGACCGGCTGTTACGGCATCGGCGGTTGTGCCAGGGTCGTGGCGTAGCCAAAGTAGAGAACCAGCCGTGCTGCGAACCACGCCCCTATCCCCAAGAACCCCCACCAGCACCCCCAACCTGGAGTCCCCTGCATCCACCCCCAGGTCGGTTGGCTGTCTGA
- the znf740a gene encoding gastrula zinc finger protein XlCGF57.1 isoform X18, whose amino-acid sequence MSHLPSSSVRDHMKWAGLLGCEAVLSSMALMQASSMAAPPKKMMAPLGHGPPQREGPDRAPQSHMILPSGMSCPPLLIRKEGEFQAPRLLDEKEMRANEDMQQKKKNRKSVTPCKVREQEGRGGKGAGDENGPSSKVQKNFICDHCYGAFRSGYHLKRHILIHTGEKPYACAVCDMRFIQRYHLERHSLIHTGVKPYACSMCDMRFFQRYHLERHKLTHTGVKPYACSMCDMRFFQRYHLARHSLTHTGVKPYACSMCDMRFFQRYHLARHSLTHTGVKPYACSMCDMRFFQRYHLARHSLTHTGVKPYACTMCDMRFIQRYQLERHSLTHTGVKPYACTMCDKRFFQRYHLARHSLTHMGVKPYACTMCDMKFFQRYHLARHSLTHTGVKPYACTMCDKRFFQRYHLARHSLTHMGVKPFACTVCDMRFVQRYHLARHSLTHTGVKPYACTMCDKRFFQRYHLARHSLTHMGVKPFACTMCDMRFVQRYHLARHSLTHTGVKPYACSMCDMRFIQRNHLERHSLTHTGEKPFACDMCDMRFIQRYHLERHKRVHSGEKPYQCERCQQNFSRTDRLLRHRRLCQGRGVAKVENQPCCEPRPYPQEPPPAPPTWSPLHPPPGRLAV is encoded by the exons ATGTCACATCTGCCCAGCAGCTCAGTCCGCGACCATATGAAATGg GCAGGGCTGCTTGGCTGCGAAGCTGTCCTCTCCAGTATGGCCCTGATGCAGGCCAGCTCCATGGCAGCTCCACCCAAGAAAATGATGGCTCCGCTTGGCCATGGACcaccacagagagagggacCTGATCGTGCTCCCCAGAGCCATATGATCCTTCCATCTGGAATGAGCTGTCCACCCCTG cTCATCCGGAAGGAAGGTGAATTCCAAGCTCCCCGCCTGCTGGATGAAAAGGAGATGAGGGCCAACGAGGacatgcagcagaaaaaaaagaacaggaaaTCAGTAACGCCCTGTAAAGTGAGAGAACAAGAAGGAAGGGGAGGGAAG GGCGCAGGGGATGAGAATGGCCCATCATCCAAAGTGcagaaaaactttatttgtgATCACTGTTACGGAGCGTTTAGAAGTGGATACCACCTGAAGAGACACATCCTCATTCATACAG GGGAGAAGCCATATGCTTGTGCCGTATGTGACATGAGGTTTATTCAGCGTTACCACCTGGAGAGACACAGCCTCATTCACACGG gggtgAAGCCGTACGCTTGTTCCATGTGTGACATGAGGTTTTTCCAGCGTTACCACCTGGAGAGACACAAACTCACTCATACGG GGGTGAAGCCGTACGCTTGCTCCATGTGTGACATGAGGTTCTTCCAACGTTACCATCTGGCAAGACACAGCCTCACTCATACTG GGGTGAAGCCGTACGCTTGCTCCATGTGTGACATGAGGTTCTTCCAACGTTACCATCTGGCAAGACACAGCCTCACTCATACTG GGGTGAAGCCATACGCTTGCTCCATGTGTGACATGAGGTTCTTCCAGCGTTACCATTTGGCAAGACACAGCCTCACTCATACTG GGGTGAAGCCCTATGCTTGTACTATGTGTGACATGAGGTTTATACAACGTTACCAACTGGAGAGACACAGTCTTACTCATACAG GGGTGAAGCCGTACGCTTGCACCATGTGTGACAAGAGGTTTTTTCAGCGCTACCATCTGGCGAGACACAGCCTCACTCATATGG GTGTGAAACCTTATGCTTGCACCATGTGTGACATGAAGTTTTTTCAACGTTACCACCTGGCAAGACACAGCCTCACTCATACGG GTGTGAAACCTTATGCTTGCACCATGTGTGACAAGAGGTTTTTTCAGCGCTACCACCTGGCGAGACACAGCCTCACTCATATGG GTGTGAAACCTTTTGCTTGTACCGTGTGTGACATGAGGTTTGTTCAGCGTTACCACCTGGCGAGACACAGCCTCACTCATACGG GTGTGAAACCTTATGCTTGCACCATGTGTGACAAGAGGTTTTTTCAGCGCTACCACCTGGCGAGACACAGCCTCACTCATATGG GTGTGAAACCATTTGCTTGTACCATGTGTGACATGAGGTTTGTCCAGCGTTACCACCTGGCGAGACACAGCCTCACTCATACGG gggtgAAGCCGTATGCTTGTTCCATGTGTGACATGAGGTTTATTCAGCGTAACCACCTGGAGAGACACAGCCTCACTCATACGG GAGAGAAGCCATTTGCTTGTGACATGTGTGATATGAGGTTTATTCAGCGCTACCACCTTGAGAGACACAAACGTGTCCATAGTGGGGAGAAGCCTTACCAGTGCGAACGATGCCAGCAG AACTTTTCACGCACAGACCGGCTGTTACGGCATCGGCGGTTGTGCCAGGGTCGTGGCGTAGCCAAAGTAGAGAACCAGCCGTGCTGCGAACCACGCCCCTATCCCCAAGAACCCCCACCAGCACCCCCAACCTGGAGTCCCCTGCATCCACCCCCAGGTCGGTTGGCTGTCTGA
- the znf740a gene encoding gastrula zinc finger protein XlCGF57.1 isoform X25, with amino-acid sequence MSHLPSSSVRDHMKWAGLLGCEAVLSSMALMQASSMAAPPKKMMAPLGHGPPQREGPDRAPQSHMILPSGMSCPPLLIRKEGEFQAPRLLDEKEMRANEDMQQKKKNRKSVTPCKVREQEGRGGKGAGDENGPSSKVQKNFICDHCYGAFRSGYHLKRHILIHTGEKPYACAVCDMRFIQRYHLERHSLIHTGVKPYACSMCDMRFFQRYHLERHKLTHTGVKPYACSMCDMRFFQRYHLARHSLTHTGVKPYACSMCDMRFFQRYHLARHSLTHTGVKPYACTMCDKRFFQRYHLARHSLTHMGVKPYACTMCDMKFFQRYHLARHSLTHTGVKPYACTMCDKRFFQRYHLARHSLTHMGVKPFACTVCDMRFVQRYHLARHSLTHTGVKPYACTMCDKRFFQRYHLARHSLTHMGVKPFACTMCDMRFVQRYHLARHSLTHTGVKPYACSMCDMRFIQRNHLERHSLTHTGEKPFACDMCDMRFIQRYHLERHKRVHSGEKPYQCERCQQNFSRTDRLLRHRRLCQGRGVAKVENQPCCEPRPYPQEPPPAPPTWSPLHPPPGRLAV; translated from the exons ATGTCACATCTGCCCAGCAGCTCAGTCCGCGACCATATGAAATGg GCAGGGCTGCTTGGCTGCGAAGCTGTCCTCTCCAGTATGGCCCTGATGCAGGCCAGCTCCATGGCAGCTCCACCCAAGAAAATGATGGCTCCGCTTGGCCATGGACcaccacagagagagggacCTGATCGTGCTCCCCAGAGCCATATGATCCTTCCATCTGGAATGAGCTGTCCACCCCTG cTCATCCGGAAGGAAGGTGAATTCCAAGCTCCCCGCCTGCTGGATGAAAAGGAGATGAGGGCCAACGAGGacatgcagcagaaaaaaaagaacaggaaaTCAGTAACGCCCTGTAAAGTGAGAGAACAAGAAGGAAGGGGAGGGAAG GGCGCAGGGGATGAGAATGGCCCATCATCCAAAGTGcagaaaaactttatttgtgATCACTGTTACGGAGCGTTTAGAAGTGGATACCACCTGAAGAGACACATCCTCATTCATACAG GGGAGAAGCCATATGCTTGTGCCGTATGTGACATGAGGTTTATTCAGCGTTACCACCTGGAGAGACACAGCCTCATTCACACGG gggtgAAGCCGTACGCTTGTTCCATGTGTGACATGAGGTTTTTCCAGCGTTACCACCTGGAGAGACACAAACTCACTCATACGG GGGTGAAGCCGTACGCTTGCTCCATGTGTGACATGAGGTTCTTCCAACGTTACCATCTGGCAAGACACAGCCTCACTCATACTG GGGTGAAGCCGTACGCTTGCTCCATGTGTGACATGAGGTTCTTCCAACGTTACCATCTGGCAAGACACAGCCTCACTCATACTG GGGTGAAGCCGTACGCTTGCACCATGTGTGACAAGAGGTTTTTTCAGCGCTACCATCTGGCGAGACACAGCCTCACTCATATGG GTGTGAAACCTTATGCTTGCACCATGTGTGACATGAAGTTTTTTCAACGTTACCACCTGGCAAGACACAGCCTCACTCATACGG GTGTGAAACCTTATGCTTGCACCATGTGTGACAAGAGGTTTTTTCAGCGCTACCACCTGGCGAGACACAGCCTCACTCATATGG GTGTGAAACCTTTTGCTTGTACCGTGTGTGACATGAGGTTTGTTCAGCGTTACCACCTGGCGAGACACAGCCTCACTCATACGG GTGTGAAACCTTATGCTTGCACCATGTGTGACAAGAGGTTTTTTCAGCGCTACCACCTGGCGAGACACAGCCTCACTCATATGG GTGTGAAACCATTTGCTTGTACCATGTGTGACATGAGGTTTGTCCAGCGTTACCACCTGGCGAGACACAGCCTCACTCATACGG gggtgAAGCCGTATGCTTGTTCCATGTGTGACATGAGGTTTATTCAGCGTAACCACCTGGAGAGACACAGCCTCACTCATACGG GAGAGAAGCCATTTGCTTGTGACATGTGTGATATGAGGTTTATTCAGCGCTACCACCTTGAGAGACACAAACGTGTCCATAGTGGGGAGAAGCCTTACCAGTGCGAACGATGCCAGCAG AACTTTTCACGCACAGACCGGCTGTTACGGCATCGGCGGTTGTGCCAGGGTCGTGGCGTAGCCAAAGTAGAGAACCAGCCGTGCTGCGAACCACGCCCCTATCCCCAAGAACCCCCACCAGCACCCCCAACCTGGAGTCCCCTGCATCCACCCCCAGGTCGGTTGGCTGTCTGA
- the znf740a gene encoding gastrula zinc finger protein XlCGF57.1 isoform X14, translating to MSHLPSSSVRDHMKWAGLLGCEAVLSSMALMQASSMAAPPKKMMAPLGHGPPQREGPDRAPQSHMILPSGMSCPPLLIRKEGEFQAPRLLDEKEMRANEDMQQKKKNRKSVTPCKVREQEGRGGKGAGDENGPSSKVQKNFICDHCYGAFRSGYHLKRHILIHTGVKPYACSMCDMRFFQRYHLARHSLTHTGVKPYACSMCDMRFFQRYHLARHSLTHTGVKPYACSMCDMRFFQRYHLARHTLTHTGTRVKPYACSMCDMRFFQRYHLARHTLTHTGVKPYACSMCDMRFFQRYHLARHSLTHTGVKPYACTMCDMRFIQRYQLERHSLTHTGVKPYACTMCDKRFFQRYHLARHSLTHMGVKPYACTMCDMKFFQRYHLARHSLTHTGVKPYACTMCDKRFFQRYHLARHSLTHMGVKPFACTVCDMRFVQRYHLARHSLTHTGVKPYACTMCDKRFFQRYHLARHSLTHMGVKPFACTMCDMRFVQRYHLARHSLTHTGVKPYACSMCDMRFIQRNHLERHSLTHTGEKPFACDMCDMRFIQRYHLERHKRVHSGEKPYQCERCQQNFSRTDRLLRHRRLCQGRGVAKVENQPCCEPRPYPQEPPPAPPTWSPLHPPPGRLAV from the exons ATGTCACATCTGCCCAGCAGCTCAGTCCGCGACCATATGAAATGg GCAGGGCTGCTTGGCTGCGAAGCTGTCCTCTCCAGTATGGCCCTGATGCAGGCCAGCTCCATGGCAGCTCCACCCAAGAAAATGATGGCTCCGCTTGGCCATGGACcaccacagagagagggacCTGATCGTGCTCCCCAGAGCCATATGATCCTTCCATCTGGAATGAGCTGTCCACCCCTG cTCATCCGGAAGGAAGGTGAATTCCAAGCTCCCCGCCTGCTGGATGAAAAGGAGATGAGGGCCAACGAGGacatgcagcagaaaaaaaagaacaggaaaTCAGTAACGCCCTGTAAAGTGAGAGAACAAGAAGGAAGGGGAGGGAAG GGCGCAGGGGATGAGAATGGCCCATCATCCAAAGTGcagaaaaactttatttgtgATCACTGTTACGGAGCGTTTAGAAGTGGATACCACCTGAAGAGACACATCCTCATTCATACAG GGGTGAAGCCGTACGCTTGCTCCATGTGTGACATGAGGTTCTTCCAACGTTACCATCTGGCAAGACACAGCCTCACTCATACTG GGGTGAAGCCGTACGCTTGCTCCATGTGTGACATGAGGTTCTTCCAACGTTACCATCTGGCAAGACACAGCCTCACTCATACTG GGGTGAAGCCATACGCTTGCTCCATGTGTGATATGAGATTTTTCCAACGCTACCACTTGGCAAGACACACTCTCACCCACACGGGTACAA gggtgAAGCCATATGCTTGCTCCATGTGTGACATGAGATTTTTCCAGAGATATCACCTGGCAAGACACACTCTCACCCACACGG GGGTGAAGCCATACGCTTGCTCCATGTGTGACATGAGGTTCTTCCAGCGTTACCATTTGGCAAGACACAGCCTCACTCATACTG GGGTGAAGCCCTATGCTTGTACTATGTGTGACATGAGGTTTATACAACGTTACCAACTGGAGAGACACAGTCTTACTCATACAG GGGTGAAGCCGTACGCTTGCACCATGTGTGACAAGAGGTTTTTTCAGCGCTACCATCTGGCGAGACACAGCCTCACTCATATGG GTGTGAAACCTTATGCTTGCACCATGTGTGACATGAAGTTTTTTCAACGTTACCACCTGGCAAGACACAGCCTCACTCATACGG GTGTGAAACCTTATGCTTGCACCATGTGTGACAAGAGGTTTTTTCAGCGCTACCACCTGGCGAGACACAGCCTCACTCATATGG GTGTGAAACCTTTTGCTTGTACCGTGTGTGACATGAGGTTTGTTCAGCGTTACCACCTGGCGAGACACAGCCTCACTCATACGG GTGTGAAACCTTATGCTTGCACCATGTGTGACAAGAGGTTTTTTCAGCGCTACCACCTGGCGAGACACAGCCTCACTCATATGG GTGTGAAACCATTTGCTTGTACCATGTGTGACATGAGGTTTGTCCAGCGTTACCACCTGGCGAGACACAGCCTCACTCATACGG gggtgAAGCCGTATGCTTGTTCCATGTGTGACATGAGGTTTATTCAGCGTAACCACCTGGAGAGACACAGCCTCACTCATACGG GAGAGAAGCCATTTGCTTGTGACATGTGTGATATGAGGTTTATTCAGCGCTACCACCTTGAGAGACACAAACGTGTCCATAGTGGGGAGAAGCCTTACCAGTGCGAACGATGCCAGCAG AACTTTTCACGCACAGACCGGCTGTTACGGCATCGGCGGTTGTGCCAGGGTCGTGGCGTAGCCAAAGTAGAGAACCAGCCGTGCTGCGAACCACGCCCCTATCCCCAAGAACCCCCACCAGCACCCCCAACCTGGAGTCCCCTGCATCCACCCCCAGGTCGGTTGGCTGTCTGA
- the znf740a gene encoding gastrula zinc finger protein XlCGF57.1 isoform X9: MSHLPSSSVRDHMKWAGLLGCEAVLSSMALMQASSMAAPPKKMMAPLGHGPPQREGPDRAPQSHMILPSGMSCPPLLIRKEGEFQAPRLLDEKEMRANEDMQQKKKNRKSVTPCKVREQEGRGGKGAGDENGPSSKVQKNFICDHCYGAFRSGYHLKRHILIHTGEKPYACAVCDMRFIQRYHLERHSLIHTGVKPYACSMCDMRFFQRYHLERHKLTHTGVKPYACSMCDMRFFQRYHLARHSLTHTGVKPYACSMCDMRFFQRYHLARHSLTHTGVKPYACSMCDMRFFQRYHLARHTLTHTGTRVKPYACSMCDMRFFQRYHLARHTLTHTGVKPYACSMCDMRFFQRYHLARHSLTHTGVKPYACTMCDMRFIQRYQLERHSLTHTGVKPYACTMCDKRFFQRYHLARHSLTHMGVKPYACTMCDMKFFQRYHLARHSLTHTGVKPYACTMCDKRFFQRYHLARHSLTHMGVKPFACTVCDMRFVQRYHLARHSLTHTGVKPYACTMCDKRFFQRYHLARHSLTHMGVKPFACTMCDMRFVQRYHLARHSLTHTGEKPFACDMCDMRFIQRYHLERHKRVHSGEKPYQCERCQQNFSRTDRLLRHRRLCQGRGVAKVENQPCCEPRPYPQEPPPAPPTWSPLHPPPGRLAV, encoded by the exons ATGTCACATCTGCCCAGCAGCTCAGTCCGCGACCATATGAAATGg GCAGGGCTGCTTGGCTGCGAAGCTGTCCTCTCCAGTATGGCCCTGATGCAGGCCAGCTCCATGGCAGCTCCACCCAAGAAAATGATGGCTCCGCTTGGCCATGGACcaccacagagagagggacCTGATCGTGCTCCCCAGAGCCATATGATCCTTCCATCTGGAATGAGCTGTCCACCCCTG cTCATCCGGAAGGAAGGTGAATTCCAAGCTCCCCGCCTGCTGGATGAAAAGGAGATGAGGGCCAACGAGGacatgcagcagaaaaaaaagaacaggaaaTCAGTAACGCCCTGTAAAGTGAGAGAACAAGAAGGAAGGGGAGGGAAG GGCGCAGGGGATGAGAATGGCCCATCATCCAAAGTGcagaaaaactttatttgtgATCACTGTTACGGAGCGTTTAGAAGTGGATACCACCTGAAGAGACACATCCTCATTCATACAG GGGAGAAGCCATATGCTTGTGCCGTATGTGACATGAGGTTTATTCAGCGTTACCACCTGGAGAGACACAGCCTCATTCACACGG gggtgAAGCCGTACGCTTGTTCCATGTGTGACATGAGGTTTTTCCAGCGTTACCACCTGGAGAGACACAAACTCACTCATACGG GGGTGAAGCCGTACGCTTGCTCCATGTGTGACATGAGGTTCTTCCAACGTTACCATCTGGCAAGACACAGCCTCACTCATACTG GGGTGAAGCCGTACGCTTGCTCCATGTGTGACATGAGGTTCTTCCAACGTTACCATCTGGCAAGACACAGCCTCACTCATACTG GGGTGAAGCCATACGCTTGCTCCATGTGTGATATGAGATTTTTCCAACGCTACCACTTGGCAAGACACACTCTCACCCACACGGGTACAA gggtgAAGCCATATGCTTGCTCCATGTGTGACATGAGATTTTTCCAGAGATATCACCTGGCAAGACACACTCTCACCCACACGG GGGTGAAGCCATACGCTTGCTCCATGTGTGACATGAGGTTCTTCCAGCGTTACCATTTGGCAAGACACAGCCTCACTCATACTG GGGTGAAGCCCTATGCTTGTACTATGTGTGACATGAGGTTTATACAACGTTACCAACTGGAGAGACACAGTCTTACTCATACAG GGGTGAAGCCGTACGCTTGCACCATGTGTGACAAGAGGTTTTTTCAGCGCTACCATCTGGCGAGACACAGCCTCACTCATATGG GTGTGAAACCTTATGCTTGCACCATGTGTGACATGAAGTTTTTTCAACGTTACCACCTGGCAAGACACAGCCTCACTCATACGG GTGTGAAACCTTATGCTTGCACCATGTGTGACAAGAGGTTTTTTCAGCGCTACCACCTGGCGAGACACAGCCTCACTCATATGG GTGTGAAACCTTTTGCTTGTACCGTGTGTGACATGAGGTTTGTTCAGCGTTACCACCTGGCGAGACACAGCCTCACTCATACGG GTGTGAAACCTTATGCTTGCACCATGTGTGACAAGAGGTTTTTTCAGCGCTACCACCTGGCGAGACACAGCCTCACTCATATGG GTGTGAAACCATTTGCTTGTACCATGTGTGACATGAGGTTTGTCCAGCGTTACCACCTGGCGAGACACAGCCTCACTCATACGG GAGAGAAGCCATTTGCTTGTGACATGTGTGATATGAGGTTTATTCAGCGCTACCACCTTGAGAGACACAAACGTGTCCATAGTGGGGAGAAGCCTTACCAGTGCGAACGATGCCAGCAG AACTTTTCACGCACAGACCGGCTGTTACGGCATCGGCGGTTGTGCCAGGGTCGTGGCGTAGCCAAAGTAGAGAACCAGCCGTGCTGCGAACCACGCCCCTATCCCCAAGAACCCCCACCAGCACCCCCAACCTGGAGTCCCCTGCATCCACCCCCAGGTCGGTTGGCTGTCTGA